The Aquitalea magnusonii region CGGAAGGACTGCGGCCCACGCCGGATCGGGTAAGGGAAACCGTTTTCAACTGGCTGGGGCAGGAACTGTATGGCAAACGCTGTCTGGACCTGTTTGCCGGTAGCGGTGCGCTGGGGTTTGAAGCGGCATCGCGTGAAGCCTCCCGTGTGGTCATGGTGGAGAAATCACGCAAGGTAGTCGAGTCACTCAAGGCAAATCGTCAGTTGCTATCGGCCATGCATATCGATGTTGTCGCCATGGACGCGCTGCACTACGTGAAAAGCTGCCGCGAACAATTTGACGTCATCTTTCTGGATCCTCCCTATGATTCGACATTGCTGCAGCAGGTGCTGCCCGTGCTGGCGGAACTGCTGACGGCAGAAGGCGTGGTTTACTTCGAGGCCAGACACTGGCCTGAAAGTCTGGCCGGCTGGGATGTCATCAAACAGGACAAGGCAGCATCCGTGCATTACGCACTGGTGCGTCCGCTGCAACAAGAATCGCTGTAATACGCCTGCAGGTCGCCGCATAAAGATATAACGGGGCGAACTTGCGACCGTGGCAGGCGGATGACAGAATCAATACTGTGAATACTTGAGGAAATTACTATGTCTCTCATGATTACCGACGAATGCATCAACTGCGACGTCTGTGAACCGGAATGCCCGAACAACGCCATTTCCCAGGGCGAAGAGATCTATCAGATCGACCCCAACCTGTGTACCCAGTGCGTTGGGCATTATGACGAACCGCAATGCCAGCAAGTCTGTCCGGTGGATTGCATCCCGCTGGATCCGGCCCATCCGGAAACCCAGGAACAGTTGCATGCAAAATATCTGCAGATCTCCGGCAAGGCCTGATCAAGGCTAAGTGCTTGATGCAAAAAGCAGAGCCCCGCCCAGTGCGGGGCTTTGTGCATTTTCCGGCAAAAATAATTAAAAAAATTGCGCTACAGGTGTTGACGACAGAAACGGGTATCTATACTATTCGGGTCTCTCAGGGGGGGTTACCCCAGCGGTCAACGGGTCCGGACTGTAAATCCGGCGGCTCAGCCTTCGAAGGTTCGAATCCTTCTCCCCCCACCAGAATTATTTACGTCTTGGCGGCGTGTAGTATGAAAGCCGTTTAGTTGTTGCAGGCGGGTGTAGCTCAATGGTAGAGCAGAAGCCTTCCAAGCTTACGACGAGGGTTCGATTCCCTTCACCCGCTCCAAGCGTTAATGCCTGTTAAGGGCCCATGTAGCTCAGGGGTAGAGCACTCCCTTGGTAAGGGAGAGGTCGGCAGTTCAATTCTGCCCATGGGCACCACCAAATTTGTTTGTAGTGACTCATTTCAGGAAATTTTGCCATGGCTAAGGAAAAGTTCGAGCGGACCAAACCGCACGTAAACGTCGGCACCATCGGTCACGTTGACCATGGTAAGACCACCCTGACCGCAGCGATCACCACCATTCTGTCCAAGAAGTTCGGTGGCGAAGCCAAGGACTACTCCCAGATCGACAGCGCGCCGGAAGAAAAGGCACGTGGTATTACCATTAATACCGCACACGTAGAATACGAAACCGAGTCCCGTCACTACGCTCACGTAGACTGCCCGGGTCACGCCGACTACGTTAAGAACATGATTACCGGTGCTGCCCAGATGGACGGCGCAATCCTGGTGTGCTCCGCAGCTGACGGCCCGATGCCGCAAACCCGCGAACACATCCTGCTGTCCCGTCAGGTTGGCGTACCGTACATCATCGTTTACCTGAACAAGGCTGACCTGGTTGACGACGCTGAACTGCTGGAACTGGTTGAAATGGAAGTGCGCGATCTGCTGTCTTCCTACGACTTCCCGGGCGACGACACTCCGGTAGTAATCGGTTCCGCTCGTCTGGCACTGGAAGGCGACCAATCCGAAATGGGCGAACCGTCCATCTTCCGTCTGGCTGCTGCACTGGACTCCTACATCCCGACGCCGGAACGTGCTGTTGACAAGCCGTTCCTGCTGCCGATCGAAGACGTATTCTCCATCTCCGGTCGTGGTACTGTAGTAACCGGTCGTGTAGAGCGCGGTATCGTCAAAGTTGGTGAAGAACTGGAAATCGTA contains the following coding sequences:
- the rsmD gene encoding 16S rRNA (guanine(966)-N(2))-methyltransferase RsmD, translated to MNQQRNKVRIIGGQYRRRLLPFPDAEGLRPTPDRVRETVFNWLGQELYGKRCLDLFAGSGALGFEAASREASRVVMVEKSRKVVESLKANRQLLSAMHIDVVAMDALHYVKSCREQFDVIFLDPPYDSTLLQQVLPVLAELLTAEGVVYFEARHWPESLAGWDVIKQDKAASVHYALVRPLQQESL
- a CDS encoding YfhL family 4Fe-4S dicluster ferredoxin, with the translated sequence MSLMITDECINCDVCEPECPNNAISQGEEIYQIDPNLCTQCVGHYDEPQCQQVCPVDCIPLDPAHPETQEQLHAKYLQISGKA
- the tuf gene encoding elongation factor Tu, which gives rise to MAKEKFERTKPHVNVGTIGHVDHGKTTLTAAITTILSKKFGGEAKDYSQIDSAPEEKARGITINTAHVEYETESRHYAHVDCPGHADYVKNMITGAAQMDGAILVCSAADGPMPQTREHILLSRQVGVPYIIVYLNKADLVDDAELLELVEMEVRDLLSSYDFPGDDTPVVIGSARLALEGDQSEMGEPSIFRLAAALDSYIPTPERAVDKPFLLPIEDVFSISGRGTVVTGRVERGIVKVGEELEIVGLKATAKTTCTGVEMFRKLLDQGQAGDNVGVLLRGTKREDVERGQVLAKPGTITPHTKFGASVYVLSKDEGGRHTPFFANYRPQFYFRTTDVTGAVSLAEGVEMVMPGDNVEITVELIAPIAMEEGLRFAIREGGRTVGAGVVAKIIA